From Micromonospora nigra, one genomic window encodes:
- a CDS encoding GNAT family N-acetyltransferase, with the protein MLRQQDVGHRIVVRRIVGIREGRPLFADALGELVELNETHLTLTTRQGRLSVPLAEVHRAKRVPPARRPTAAAVIELELAADEAWPAPTRARLGDWLLRAADGWTGRANSALPVGDPDRPLPAALDAVTRWYDDLGQPAMVNTPLPLAAPVGAELDARSWGSRPPVLVQTVPLAGLLPDADTPNGDTPKAVPVGPPAVDRAVVEPAAAVDPAVVELAGVPSAQWLALAAGRKGGLPDAARHVLTAVDRVRFAHVHVAGELVAIGRGSVTGRGRWLGLSLIEVLPAARRQGLAVRLVRALAGWAAAEGATDAFLQVEQRNTAAVMLYAKLGFTTHHTYLTRVAPR; encoded by the coding sequence GTGCTCCGACAGCAGGATGTGGGACATCGGATCGTGGTTCGTCGGATTGTGGGGATTCGCGAAGGCCGACCCCTGTTCGCCGACGCCCTCGGCGAGTTGGTCGAGCTGAACGAGACACATCTCACGTTGACTACCCGGCAGGGCCGGCTCAGCGTTCCCCTCGCGGAGGTGCACCGGGCCAAGCGGGTGCCGCCGGCCCGCCGGCCGACCGCCGCCGCGGTGATCGAGCTGGAACTGGCCGCCGACGAGGCGTGGCCGGCCCCGACCCGGGCCCGTCTGGGCGACTGGCTGCTGCGCGCCGCCGACGGGTGGACCGGCCGCGCCAACTCGGCGCTGCCCGTCGGCGACCCCGACCGGCCGCTGCCGGCCGCGCTGGACGCGGTCACCCGCTGGTACGACGACCTGGGCCAGCCCGCCATGGTCAACACGCCGCTGCCGCTGGCCGCGCCGGTCGGCGCGGAGCTGGACGCCCGGAGCTGGGGCAGTCGTCCGCCGGTCCTCGTCCAGACCGTGCCGCTGGCCGGCCTGCTACCGGACGCCGACACGCCGAATGGCGACACGCCGAAGGCGGTTCCGGTGGGCCCTCCGGCGGTGGACCGGGCGGTGGTCGAGCCGGCGGCGGCGGTCGACCCGGCGGTGGTCGAGCTGGCCGGCGTGCCGTCGGCGCAGTGGCTGGCCCTGGCCGCCGGGCGCAAGGGCGGGCTGCCGGACGCCGCCCGACACGTGCTGACGGCCGTGGACCGGGTCCGCTTCGCCCACGTGCACGTCGCCGGCGAACTGGTCGCGATCGGCCGGGGTTCGGTGACGGGGCGGGGCCGGTGGCTCGGGCTGAGCCTGATCGAGGTGCTGCCCGCCGCCCGCCGGCAGGGACTTGCCGTCCGGCTGGTCCGTGCGCTCGCCGGTTGGGCCGCCGCCGAGGGGGCCACCGACGCGTTCCTCCAGGTGGAGCAGCGCAACACCGCCGCGGTGATGCTCTACGCCAAACTCGGCTTCACCACCCACCACACCTACCTGACCCGGGTCGCCCCGCGCTGA